The DNA sequence CGCGTGCGGTACGAGCGCGCCCACGCCGACGTGGCGTCCGCCGTCGTACGGCCGGACAGCACGTAGTAGTCCATCTGCGCCCGCTCGGCGGTGATGTCCAGCACGCCGTAGCCGTGGCGGTCGGTGTCGACCCAGTGGACGTGCCGGTTGGCGGCCCGGATCAGCGGAGCGGCGACCGCGGAGACGGTTCCCTCGGGGACCTTCACGATGTCGTCGAGGTTGTCCGAGGTCACCGAGGTGACGACGAACTCCGTGGCGGCCGAGGCCGACAGCGGATAGGTGCCCGCGTTCACCGGCACGTCGTTGGCCCACGCCATGTGGATGTCGCCGGTGAGGAAGACCGTGTTGCGGACGGCGTTCGCGCGCAGGTGGGCGAGGAGTTCGCGGCGGTCGTCGGTGTAGCCGTCCCACTGGTCGGTGTTGAGGGCCAGGCCCTCCTGCGGCAGGCCCAGCAGCTTCGCGAGCGGCTTCAGAATGCTCGCGGGGAGGGAACCCACCGAGAACGGCGAGATCATCACCGAGGTGCCGACCAGCCGCCAGGTGGTGTCGGACGCCGTCAGGCCCGCCTTCAGCCAGTCCAGCTGGGCGCGCCCGGTGAGCGTGCGGTCCGGGTCGTCCACGTCGCCGTCACCGGTGGAGACCTGCTGGGACCGGAAGGAGCGCAGGTCCAGCAGGGACAGGTCGGCGAGCCGGCCGAAGCGCAGCCGGCGGTAGGTGGTGCCGGCCAGCGCGGGGCGCACCGGCATCCACTCGAAGTAGGCCTGCTTGGCCGCGGCCTGACGCGCCGCCCAGGTCCCCTCCGCGCCCTCGGTGTGGTTCTCGGCGCCGCCCGACCAGGTGTCGTTGGCGATCTCGTGATCGTCCCAGATCGCGACGACCGGCGCCCGGTGGTGCAGGGCCTGGAGGTCGGGGTCGGTCTTGTACTGCCCGTGCCGGACGCGGTAGTCGGCGAGGGTGACGATCTCGTGGGCGGGCGCGTGCGGGCGGACGGCCTCGCCGCGGGTGCCGTACTCGCCGGTCGCGTACTCGTAGAGGTAGTCGCCCAGGTGCAGCCAGGCGTCCAGGTCGGACCGGGCCGCGAGATGGCGGTACGCCGAGAAGTGGCCGGCCTCCCAGTTGGAGCAGGACACCACGCCGAAGCGCAGCCCGGGCACGGCGGCGTCGGCGGCCGGGGCGGTGCGGGTGCGGGCGACGGGGGAGTCGGCGCCGCCCGCGGAGAAGCGGAACCAGTAGTCGGTGGCGGGTGCCAGGCCCCGGATGTCCGCCTTGACGGTGTGGTCGGAGGCGGCGGTGGCGAGCGTCGAGCCCGAGGAGACGACGTCGGTGAGCGCCTTGTCCCGGGCGACGGTCCAGCTCACCTCCGTGTCCGGGCCCAGCCCTGAGCCGGGTATCGCCTCCGGCACCGGGGTCACCCGGGTCCACAGCAGGACGCCGTCCGGCAGGGGGTCACCGGAGGCCACGCCGTGCAGGAAGGCGGGGGCCCGTGTCGCCGCCCAGGCGGGCAGGGACGCGGCGAGCGGTCCGGCCAGCACCGCGGTGGCGGCGGCTGCCCTGACGACCGTACGACGGCGCGGGGAGAGGGAGTTGGGGTCCGCGGTGGCGGGGACGGCACTCTCGGATGATCTGTGTCGGCTGGTCACAGCCGATCAGGTTACTGACAGGTACACGCGAGAGCGGGCGAACTCGCGAAAGTTCGCCCGCTCTTCGGCCTGCGGTCAGCCGGCCCCGGTTCAGGCCTTGAGGGCCTTGTCGACCGCCGTGGTGAACTCGGCCACCGTCATCGGCGCGTTCTGGCCGTCGGAGCCGGTGAGCTTCTCCCCGTCCATCATCAGCGTCGGCGTGCCCTGGGCCTCGCTCTTGTCGAACACCTCGGACATCTCCAGCGCCCACTTGTCGTAGGTGCCGTCCTTCACGGCCGTCTGGAAGCCCTTGTCGCCCTTCAGGGCGTCGACCGTGTTCGCGATCTTGATCAGGTAGGCGTCGTCCTTGAACTTGTCGTCGGTCTCCTCGGGGTGGTACTCGGCCGAGTAGAGCGCGGCCTTGTACGCGAGGAACGCCTCGGGGCTGACGTCCAGCGCGGCACCCAGCGCGCTCAGGGCGTTCTTGGAGCCCTCACCGGTCAGGTTGCGGTCGAGGAACGAGGCGCCGATGAAGCGGATCTTGTACTTGCCCTCCTCGACGTCCTTCTCGATCGTCTTGCCGACCGTCTGC is a window from the Streptomyces capillispiralis genome containing:
- a CDS encoding alkaline phosphatase D family protein, yielding MTSRHRSSESAVPATADPNSLSPRRRTVVRAAAATAVLAGPLAASLPAWAATRAPAFLHGVASGDPLPDGVLLWTRVTPVPEAIPGSGLGPDTEVSWTVARDKALTDVVSSGSTLATAASDHTVKADIRGLAPATDYWFRFSAGGADSPVARTRTAPAADAAVPGLRFGVVSCSNWEAGHFSAYRHLAARSDLDAWLHLGDYLYEYATGEYGTRGEAVRPHAPAHEIVTLADYRVRHGQYKTDPDLQALHHRAPVVAIWDDHEIANDTWSGGAENHTEGAEGTWAARQAAAKQAYFEWMPVRPALAGTTYRRLRFGRLADLSLLDLRSFRSQQVSTGDGDVDDPDRTLTGRAQLDWLKAGLTASDTTWRLVGTSVMISPFSVGSLPASILKPLAKLLGLPQEGLALNTDQWDGYTDDRRELLAHLRANAVRNTVFLTGDIHMAWANDVPVNAGTYPLSASAATEFVVTSVTSDNLDDIVKVPEGTVSAVAAPLIRAANRHVHWVDTDRHGYGVLDITAERAQMDYYVLSGRTTADATSAWARSYRTRSGTQKVERTYDPV
- a CDS encoding DsbA family protein — its product is MSKRNSQAAKQAARERLRVERERQAKRDKVKRQLVVAGSLVGVLAIAGGISYAVVQGNKPDHWEAAADAKLVKPAHTSGENGTTVVIGKSDAKKTLELYEDPRCPVCASFEQTVGKTIEKDVEEGKYKIRFIGASFLDRNLTGEGSKNALSALGAALDVSPEAFLAYKAALYSAEYHPEETDDKFKDDAYLIKIANTVDALKGDKGFQTAVKDGTYDKWALEMSEVFDKSEAQGTPTLMMDGEKLTGSDGQNAPMTVAEFTTAVDKALKA